Genomic segment of Gopherus flavomarginatus isolate rGopFla2 chromosome 2, rGopFla2.mat.asm, whole genome shotgun sequence:
GCaaggaaataaatataaagattcaatttttactttgatttttcaaacaactgttttttttttcaatttcttaGAAATAGGGGGaagattataataataataaaaagactgGATAAATGTGAAAGACATTTATTGTTAATTAAATGCTGAGCAGAGTTCTTTTTCCTGTGACCTCATTTAAGTATAATCAGTTATCTTGGGGAAATTACTAGTTTTTTAGTCTAGCCGCTTTGCTTTGATACAGTAGTAATTTTTTTGTGCTGCTATCAATGGCCTAGAAATGTTTTATGACAGGTTTATGGCTTATGGTTTATGTTAATGTGTTATTAgcacttggattttttttcctcaggcCATTAGATAACACTCTTGTTAGTACCTAAAGGAAAGTCTGAGTTATGACTAGTACTAATTTAGAAAAGAACTAAATCTAGCATGTAGCTAGGAAATGGTTACAACCATCTGTGATCTGTCTGGTCACATAGAAATCAACCTCCACCTTTCTCAGTAACAACTCCTACTATCTTAAAAGGGAAAAATGCTGTATTTAACATTAGGGAATAAACCAAATAAAACTGATGGCATATAAGGCAGAAGTCCACTGCATTATTAGAAGttgcagatctgttagaaaaccATGGAATTGACTGGCAAACTCAGTTTGCAAAAACCATGAACATACAGTAGCAGCATCTGCAAAGTCTCTGCATCAGCACATCCTGCTATCTGAAATACTAAGGGGCAGGGTCAGTTGCATACCTGGCTACCAACTACTGGTTTACTTGTTCCTAGTTGCTTAGGAACAAGCATACACACAACATCTAGCATGGATGTGAATCTGACAAGGATCAGCACAGCAAATTGCTGGGAGGTAAAATTAGAAACTAAAACCAAAGCAATCAGCAGTGATGAAGCTTCCCTTAACCCACTTCTCACCCTTCCTCCAGAAGTCCTGATGTTAGCACTGAGAGGTTCTTTCTCAATATACAACTTTAGTCACACATGCTTTTGTGCCTCATTTATAGCCCTGTAATGCAGCAGTCTGCCTCAATTGTCACTAGCGTGAGGTacaactgaaataaaaatttcTAGCATGTGACAAGTCTCTCCCTCATATAAGATCCTGATTTTATTGCAGGACATCTCTCTTATTCTTTCTTTATGAAAGACAGAATTCAGCTCTTTGGACAAGACAAAACAACACCACTTCCAAGTAAAGCTAAAATACCCAttattatattataaatataaaatacaacAGCATTCCAGCAGTCATTCCTTCCTTTCACCAGTCAGAAGTAGAGTCTCAGTTCTGATCTCACATCAgttttatattggtgtaactccactgatttcaatggagctaattttgatttacatgaagagagagagacacacacacaaattaggcACTACATGTCTAACTTTGGCTACTTACGACAATTTTACATGCTGTCACACTAGCTCTCATTTTTAGACCATAAATGGACTGCCAATGAAAGTTTATTTTCTATAAATATTTATGCACAATTGCAAAGACATAATTGGTTTGTTCTTTACATTGTTCTTTTATGACATAAGTCCCCTGCTCCCTTAATTGAGCAGCTCAGATTTCAGCCCTCTCTCATGCTCCATCCCACTACAGTATCATAAGAAGTCTTCCAGCAAAAAGTAGTAAGTCAGGAATTGATATTTCTAACATAGCAAAACAAGCagaagtaaaaatattttttggggaaatatctgattgggtttttttgtttgataTAGTACTACAGGTCACaaacttttattttgcttttcagtACCTCTGAAGTGTAAGCATTTTTTCACCCATTTGAAGAGATAGTAAACATGCagttattaaagaaagaaaaaacagtaatcCATTTTAAGTGGAAGGCAAGCTACACATTTGCGGGTTTTTTGGCTGTGCTGTGTCAATTTGGCATGGTGTATTGACATACTTAATATTGTTGATAGCACATCCCACAGAATGCTACTCCCTTCATTCAGGAATACAGCTACTTGGCGATACTCAAAATGACTTGACAGAGGATCCAGCACCAGTACGGCATCATGATTGGCATTTCTAAAACTGtcacacagcaaagaaaacacTGGAAAAGCCTGTGCGGAAGCATTTCAGATTATATTTTTGTCTTTGGTTTTTTGGAACAAACTAATGAGATTGAGATAAAGTTAATATCTGTCTAAATGGAACTCTGTGTAAACAAAAGTTGGAGAATGTTGAGCAGGCATTATTGGTTAGTTATTTGGCAACTAACACACTTAAATCTAGCGCCACATCTGGGGGCTGGCTATTAGCTAAATACAGACCATTGGCCAGATCCTGACACCCTTTCTCACACTGAACTCTGCAAGCAGccccattgattttcagtgagTAGGGTCATAGAATTTGGCTCCATATATATTTCAGTGCTGAGACCCTGGAAGCCCTTCCTACAAGCAGAGCTGAATTGCATTACCTGATCTGCAGTGCATCCATAAAGGGTTCAGACTGAATCCAGTTGAGCTGCTCACACTCAGATTTCAGAAATAAGAATTACTGAATGAGCAAAATTCATCTCTGTGCAGAGGGGTTAAGTGGGACTTCAGTGATATATAGACCTTGTGCTAGCCCTTTGAAGGAGTGGGGATTCACCCCATGTGTGTACGATATAGAATTAGGCCCTAAATAATTACAGCTGCAGTATTAGGAAAACAATGGAAATAATCTGGTTGAAAACTCTTTATAGACACAGctaatcccccctccctccccaaaccaaaacaacTCCCCTGCAATAAAAGATTATCAGCACTGAAGGAAGATTTCTGCTTTTTTTTGGTTAGCATTTATATAGGACAGATCTGTAGGATAGAACTCAAAATGAGCAACAAAcaggaaaaatgcttaaaatagaaAGTCACAATTAGCAATTGCCAACCATACATTGGAACGTTAATGTAATTTGGGATGGGCTGGAGCAAGACTAATACACATTAAAATCCCCAAGGTAATAAGCATTcgaaataagaaaaagaaatgaatgaCACCATGGGCACAACTGGTAGATACAATATCAATGACATTTGGAGGACTCTGAAGGAGATAATGATTCTCTACACAGAACACTATGTTCCAAAATCAGCAGCTGATGAAACAGGTGCTTTGCTTGTaactttttctacattttcaggtGGAACCTACTGAATCAGTGGCATAGAGATAATTATGCAAGTGCAAAAGCTCTGGAGCTAGTTAAGCGGAAGCCCGGTAGACGGAGTGGGAGTTTGAAGTCCCTTAAGGGAAAATCCATCTAAGTGCTCATTACAATACGGGGCAGGACCCTATGAATCCAAGGAGCTTAACTTGCAAAATCCTGTTGGGACACTTGTTCTGCAGGCAGATTTGCTTTGCTGATCTGCACTATTGAGGTACATTTGCTTTCCTTTCccagttatttattatttactaCTGAAGGCTCAGGGGTGGCCTATCCATAAAGGTGAACTAGGTGGTCAGCTAGGGTGCCAAATTAAATGGGGCACCAAattcaaggaaaaaaatcaaatacaaaaaatgaaaaaaaaatgaaagatgaaaaaatacaaataaaataagatgtcattatttcaattccCATGTGCATATGGAGGGAATGtgaattataattcatttctctacaTTTGAGAATGTATTAATatgtcaaatcttttatttactgcaaaaataaataatattttagcgatttttttttcaatttgcgaCATAAGGTCAAGATGACCCACTCTGCAATTTTGATAAGCAATAACTCAGCCACAATGAAAAACATCCACCAGCGGCAAGAGCTGCAATGCTAGTGACACCTAACTCGAATATACATCAAGGTCgtgttgtggaaaatcgaccacaccgttgattttagatcagacagcccaAGGCTCTTTTATTGATTACAAGTGTGCACACAGGGAGAGCCAGCGGTTCCCTACGCAGAGGGTCGGCTGCTCTGCATATTACAAATTTTACTaagcttttaaagcttaaaaccgcaAAGCGTCACTCAGCAATAAATTCAATACATCCTTATTTGGCACTTACATTGCTAATTCTGCAATCCATAGCAAAACACAATTGATAATTTCCTTATATGGCTTATCTATTGCAAATTCAGCGGCACTCTGTCATAACCATCCTGTTTTCTTGTTAGGTGGTCATGTGGGCCTAAATGTTATGTGATCCTTAACTTGTGGTTACCTGAAGCAAGCAACTTATTGCTACAATATAACCCGCAAAGCTACAATGGCTCCCCCAGGATCCCCTCCTTGCCTCCAGCTAGTACTTTTCCAGACAGTGTATCTGTGTAAACAAGTTTTGGGAAAGTGAGGGCAGTTTGGCTAAGGGCTtggcctgtaaaatcttgataacTGAAAATCCCTGTTATGGAGGGGAATAGCAGAAAAGCCCCTGTTGTGGAGGGGATTTCATTTTCCCTATCAGTCGCATAGCTGGAAATTCATGTAGAGTGGAGATATCATGAGTTGATACATGTCAAACAGTCATTTTAACACACGTTGCGGGTAGATGGTTAAGAATAGAGTGAATACTGTTCAAAATAGTGTTTCAGAATAATgtctttcagcattataaatccaaaatgcGAGTATCTTTAAGCATTATTAAACCTCAGCATTATTATCAGGCTGTATAGTTATGAACTTTTCTTTGTCATAACTGGTtcacatgcagggccggctccaggggttttgccgccctaagcagcaCCCCCTGccaaaaaagaagcaaaaaaaaagccgctatcgcgttctgcggcaattcagcgggaggtccttcgctccgagcaggagtgagggaccctcgccgaattgctgctgaatacctgaaagtgccgccctgcgccggagtggccgccccaagcacctgcttgataagctggtgcctggagccggccctgttcacatgtaataaataaggtCCATAAAAGAAAAGCAACAGTGTTAACGCTTAAGAGACCATGAAAGTGATGACGTAACACTCCAAGCGGGTAACTGTGAGGAAGGGGATTACTTTCCAAACAACCGGGAATGGGTTAGAATGTCGAAAAAGGTCATTTTGTTCCCATGTAAATGCTAtaactaactgttttaataggTAAGTGAGTATATGTTACTAATAATTGAATCTTTAAGCAGTGAAGAGACGtgttgggatggctgcaatgtgATTTAAACTGCCAACCATGTGGTGTGTCAGCCATCCTTAACACTATAATGTTTGCAGTCAGGAGCACAGTACATAACTATATTCAAATAACccatggcagaaagaggaaaaagaaaaccctcaggagctgagaaggaaaaggaccaagcaaaacagcagggatccttcctgaaatatcttctctttaatccaaataaagatggaagcagTTCAGAGCATCCAGATGAAGGAATTTTACTTGGAGAGGTAGTTAGCTCACATCCTCATGGAAGCAGTTTGGAACATCAGGATGATAGAAACTTActtttagatcaggggtaggcaacctatggcacggatgccaaaggcggcacgcaaactgattttcagtggcactcacgctgcctgagtcctggccaccggtccaggggactctgcattttactttaattttaaatgaagcttcttaaaaattttaaaaaccttatttatttacatacaacaatagtttagttatatattatacacttatagaaagagaccttctaaaaatgttaaaatgtattactggcacttgaaaccttaagttagagtgaataaagactcggcacaccacttctgaaaggttgccgatccctgttctagaTGAAGGCAGCTCACAGCATCAGGCTGATATGGAAGTAGAGAAAATGTATTCACCTTCAGAGAGACGTtcagaaattgaagtaaatgaagtataaggaagaaaggatgaggaagttacaaacaagttacagtatGGGGATCCAGCTTCATGGCCCAGATGTAACGACAGTGTGCAGCAAATTCTTGTGGAACATGGACCCgaacaagttcatgaatttcCCTTCCTTAAgggtgaaaataaaagaaaattctctgctcagcattTCAAGAGGAAACTCATTATTGGGGAAGAAATTCATCAAAACTGGTTACAATATTCAGTGTTGAAAGACTCCatgttttgcttttgctgcaaaTTGTTTAGATATCACTAAACACTTCCTGAAAATGGTTCGAAGGACTAAAAAAACATATCTTCAATTGTATCTTCACATGAAAGAAGTACagaacatttggaatgttttcaaaattggaaagaacttgaattacaattgaaaaaaggaaaaactattgATGAATAAAATTTACgtgtgatcaaggaaaaagaagaatattggTAACAAATATTAGAGCATCTGATTGCTTTAGTGAGAGTTCTTTATGGGCAAAATTTAGCATTCCACAGCTGTggtagaaatgaaaaattatacactccaggtaataagaacttttaaaaatttgttgaatacctagctttgtttgatccagtcatgaaggagcatctacataaaataactgatcatgaaacACAGGTTCATTGCTTAGGAAAAGATATGCAGAATGAATTGATTCAAATGCTAGCAAATGCCATTAGAAAGAAAATTGTAGAAGCTGCtcattctgcaaaatacttttcaataatactggaCTGTACACCAGATGTGAGTCATGTTGAACAAATGGCAATGATCATTCGTTTTGTGGATATGgagaagtctgcagatgacaatgttgaagtgctcataaaggaacattttttgggTTTCGTACCACTGAAGGAGATGACTGGAGCATTTATGACTGAAACTATTCTACAGGAACTTGATacaatgtcattatctgttgaaaacttatgtggccaaggctatgataatgggagtaatatgaagggtaaagacaatggtgtgcaaaagagaatgatggaaatcaatcCTAGGGCCTTTTTCGTTTCTTGCAGTGTGcattctctgaatttggttgtcaatgatgctgctagatgcagtttggaggcaagcagtttctttgacctggTGCAACAGTTTTATGTTTTTACACAGGCTCAACACACCATTGGGAGATTCTGACTCACCATGTGAATTCTCTAACTCTGAAACCACTTAgtcagacaagatgggagagtcGCATTGATGCTTTTAAGCCTCTTCGCTATGAGcttggaaacatttatgatgccctaattgaaatttctgatgatactacctttactggatcatctggcaatacagcACGTTCAGACGCAGAAGCTCTTGCAAATAGCCTTTCCACGTTCAAATCtgtgacttcactcattttgtggtataatatccttttagagattaacctcactagtaagcagcttcaggaaaagaacttgaacatacattctgctattcaaaaagtgCAGCAAACTAAAACtattctggaggaattcagaagtgatgaagggttCGAAAGAACACTGGTAGACTCTCTCGAGCTTGATGAAGAAAGAGACTTTCCAACAGAATTTGAATCGGAGCCAGTTTGCATTTGGCAAAAGAAAGTCGTTTTTGTATGAAGGATGAGATACACCCATTCAGGacccaaaacaaaggttcaaagtgaAGTTCTACTTCATAGTCCTTGGTACTGCTGCTCACTCGGTTGATGAGagatttcaacagatgcagcagctagagtcagtatctggctttctatatgatatccacagcttgcaaaagaaaacagtaaaacaaataagAGAATTTGGTATAAAACTGGAGTCCGcattgactcatgaaaattcaaaagacattgatgctacagatttgtgtaatGAGCTTCAGACTTTTTCAAGACAACTTCAGAAACGttccactcctgaagaagtactaaagtttgtttttgaaaataaactcagttttccaaacatttttatagctctgTGCATTCTTTTAACTTTGTCAGTTTCCATGGCTAGTGAGGCATgtagcttctcaaagttaaaattgataaaaaacaTATCTGCATTCAACAATGGTGCAAGGGAGACTTAttggacttgccacaatgtcaaCAGAGCACgaaatagctggaaaactggatctaaaagaactagtgactgaattttcaaaacttaaagcaagaaaagtcatgttttaagaacacagagtgttttttattcggagtgttttgtaaatacaggttaaagttcattgaagagttttcttatttctttctatattggatGTGGTGGTAATGGCAATTAAAGTAGGATAGCGTaatggatgattttggatttgtaataataaaattataattaacatttttaatgcatttttatttgaaatcagaCTGAAATATCATCTAGCTGTTGTGTACAAATCTGTTCTGAAAATTTCATGtctctattttatctgatctcagaaacattggttggACAGATGGACAAACAGAATAATTAAGcctctgttaaaaaaaatgcttaaaaatattcaaaggaaaaaaggggaaaaatgtttcccagtttaccaaaaacctcagcctagatctgccCTTGGGGTTTGGGGATGCGAGGTGCCAATTGCATGGTTTGCTTAGGATGCCTGTTGCTGGCAGCTAGTCGAGGGCCACCCCTGTAAGGGCTCCAGTTGAGAGCAGGGCCCCATCATATTAAGGAATCATCATAAAGTGGATGTGTTTCCAGCAAGgtctgcagggattggttcttggctctaTGCTCTTTAACATGTTTAATTagtgacctagaagaaaataaaatcatcactgataaagtttgcagataacacaagaactggggggggaggagtggtAAATGAGGAGGtgaggtcactgattcagagcaatctggctagcttggtaaactgggtgcaagcaaacaatatacactttaatatgactaaatgaaaatgtgtacatctaggaaGAAAGAACACAGACCATACTTAGAGGATGGGGGACTTTATCCTGGGAATCAGTGATTCTGAAAGAGATTTCAGGGTGATAGTGGATAGTGAACTGACAAATTAGCTCCACATGGAGCCAATGTGGCTAAAAGAGCTACTGTGATCCAGAGATGCATAAAGAGGAGCTTCTTGAGTAGAAGTGGGGGGTTATAATACTTCTGTAGAGAATGGTTAacgaattagaaaacatgctttagagtgatagattcaaggagctcaatctatttagcttaaagaaaagattaaggggtgacttgattacagtccacAAATATCTACATGGGATATAAATATTTAAGTGTAGCAGAAAAAGTTACACCATGATCCAATGgccagaagttgaagctagacaaattgacAATGGAAACAAGATGTAAATTTTTGATCGGGAGGGtagttaatcattggaacaatttaccaagggtcatggtggagaatccaccactgacaatttttaaatcaagaatagATATTcttctagaagatctgctctaggaattgttttgggggatgttctatggcctgtgctatacggGAAATCAGACCATATGGctagaatggtcccttctggcctaggaaTCTATGAAGATTCTGTAcaaactgtgacaaagttcctcctctaccttagtgggtcctgcacttattggcagatttgttcacctcagtgattttcccctcttgtggaacccacagtctgggtcagctcctcctgtgtctgatcaggagttgggaggtttggggggaacccgggttccagcccagggccctgtggatcacaactgtctatagtgcctcctgtaccagctgcatgacagctacaactccctgggctacttccccatggcctcctccaaacaccttctttatcctcaccacaggaccttcctcctggtgtctgataacacttgtcctcctcaatcctccagcagtacactctctcactctcagcttcttgctcccagctcctcacacacactccttctcctctggctcctccatcctgactggagtgagcttctttttaaacccaggtgcctgattagcctgccttgattggctgcaggtgttctaattaaagtagctatctctactgccttctagaaagatcttaattggccccaggtgccttgattaacctggagcaactgccatttggttaccagggtactagggatttgtttagcctggggctaacatacctgtttctcagtactttactgtagccatctggccttgccccatcacaaaacATATAGTAAGAGgaagcccctgccctgaaatatTTACAGTCTAGTGATCCTAGTTTGGGACTAAGAGCCAAGAACTGTTACATTCTAATCCTAGCATTGATACCCCCTTCCTGTGTAGCTTTGTTCAATTAACCGCTCTACCTCAGTTTCGGCATCTGTAGAATGCAGATAGTAGTACAGGACTTGCAAAACTCCAAATGATTTcatggggagcaggagcagggccagaaTACAAAATTCTACCTCAAAGTTGTATTGTGACAATGTAGttattgtttgtaaagtgctgtgaagATTAGAAGTGATAAGTGTATTTATTCTGCTGGTATCCCACAAGTAGTTAGACACATTGCACTCTATATTTCCTTTCCTTATTAGTGTAAATTCTTCACTCCTATTATCCCCACTGAGTTGGCGTCTGTGTTTGAGGCCATTTTTCAACTGAATCCTTGTAGAAGATACCTTTGAAACTTTCATTCCTGGTTTAAGAGGATTCTGAAATTTCACCATCAGCAGAAAGACTCCCTGTGGGAGCAGGGGACAGAACAGACCCCAGCCTGAACAGAGTAGGAGGTTGGGTGGGGGCAGAAGTCCCATCAGTAACATACTGAGTTCAGCCCTTAAAAGGCATTAACTTCAGTGTGAAGATCCAGTACCAGATGGACAGAAACAAGATTTAGGAAAGAGCGGACTCAGTAGCTGCTCCTGCTGAAAACATCTCCATATGGGATTAGCAGGGGTTGCTGCTCTTATGACTAGATATGGAGCAAAGTACAACTCAGCGAGAGAAAgggtggcagaatttggctctaacaCATAGGACCTCTTGATCCTCTTGGTGTCACAAGGTGTTTCCACAAATATAATCACTTCCCATTGCAGAAGAAAatagttgatttttagaaatctacTTGGCCCTGACCTTCAGCTGTGGCCAAGAGTGCCCCAACTGAGACTGGGTCCTCAGTGGGCTAGACACTGTGCCGGTATtagagacaggccctgctctgAAGTGTTTACTCTCTAAACAGACAAAGGTTGGGGAAAAGCAAGCATTGtcatcatccctattttacaaataggGAGACCATACACAAAGATTGTGACAGAGCCAAGACTGGAACTGCTCTCTGCTGAAGAGTCCCCAGTCAAGCACCTCAACCACAAGATATCTCTCTCTCTTGCAGCAATATGGGCTCATATTCATAACATGCAGAAAAGAATGCACACAAGATATCCTGTAGTTGTCATGGTAACATTTACATAGCATTTCTCTTATCTTATTACATTAAGTCAAATGCAAATGATTCCCATAAAAgggtatactttaaaaaaaaacaacaaaaagatatATTCAATTaagtttttgaaaacaaaaaaactggAGAAGGAATCAAAGTTGTACAGGTTATCTTCCAAGTACATGGAGCAATCAGAGAGCTAACTGACCAAGGACATGCAATTTGCATGGGTTTAGGGTTCAGGTTCCAAGCCAAAGACTCATATTGGCCTGAACAAACCTTAACATTTTCCTCCCTGGAAAACAAGCAGAAGTTATTGAaccaagagggggaaaaaaagtgtttGAAAGGTATAATCTGCTGTATCTTGCACTGTGGGTGTTAGCTTCTAACCTTTTCTTCCCCTCCACCTACAGTGGTTCTCACCATCTGTTTGGTGTCACTGCTTTACAGCAAGACAGAAGTCTTCTTCATGCCTATGGCCCTATATGTAGGTAGTG
This window contains:
- the LOC127045737 gene encoding LOW QUALITY PROTEIN: uncharacterized protein LOC127045737 (The sequence of the model RefSeq protein was modified relative to this genomic sequence to represent the inferred CDS: inserted 2 bases in 1 codon; substituted 1 base at 1 genomic stop codon), which gives rise to YLALFDPVMKEHLHKITDHETQVHCLGKDMQNELIQMLANAIRKKIVEAAHSAKYFSIILDCTPDVSHVEQMAMIIRFVDMEKSADDNVEVLIKEHFLGFVPLKEMTGAFMTETILQELDTMSLSVENLCGQGYDNGSNMKGKDNGLGNIYDALIEISDDTTFTGSSGNTARSDAEALANSLSTFKSVTSLILWYNILLEINLTSKQLQEKNLNIHSAIQKVQQTKTILEEFRSDEGFERTLVDSLELDEERDFPTEFESEPVCIWQKKXSFLYEGXDTPIQDPKQRFKVKFYFIVLGTAAHSVDERFQQMQQLESVSGFLYDIHS